The Cloeon dipterum chromosome X, ieCloDipt1.1, whole genome shotgun sequence genome includes a window with the following:
- the LOC135945827 gene encoding uncharacterized protein LOC135945827 codes for MKTIFLVLALALVAQSKPARNPYDIFNHPFFRVPSFSDEVSSEDSQSESAPDYSEVPAVPSPFHPTAGTYSLNTMLDGIFKRMRDQFDRLPTPNFHSFGFPAVDGPNGPPSKSTSTSTVVGDHVVTVNETEYHNEDGGHKSVFRIKVIDFSPKKDASKKQPVEAESSSVEEIVEVDLPSEKAPENDVTTTESGESLEKEMDNEIPSQSQESLMDTIKRWNEHKQIARSATDEDVELIPGAETPIDLTGDLKVNQILQDQARKGGLFMPDPDAEFIEVDDDGKLVPINLQEI; via the exons ATGAAAACGATTTTCCTGGTGCTCGCCCTGGCCCTTGTGGCCCAATCCAAGCCGGCTAGAAATCCTTATG ATATCTTCAACCACCCATTCTTCCGCGTCCCTAGCTTCAGCGATGAGGTCAGCTCAGAAGATTCACAGTCCGAGTCTGCCCCCGACTACAGCGAGGTGCCCGCGGTGCCGTCACCTTTCCATCCTACTGCCGGAACTTACTCTCTAAACACGATGCTGGATG GTATTTTCAAGAGAATGAGGGACCAGTTTGATCGTCTCCCTACCCCCAACTTCCACTCCTTTGGTTTCCCAGCGGTTGATGGCCCCAATGGTCCTCCTTCCAAGTCAACCTCTACCTCGACG gtGGTCGGAGATCACGTTGTGACCGTGAACGAGACTGAGTATCACAATGAAGACGGCGGCCACAAGTCCGTTTTCCGTATCAAGGTGATCGATTTCAGCCCTAAGAAGGACGCCTCCAAGAAACAGCCCGTAGAGGCGGAGAGTTCATCCGTCGAGGAAATCGTTGAAGTCGACCTCCCTTCAGAAAAAGCACCTGAAAATGATGTGACAACCACCGAATCAGGCGAGTCATTGGAAAAGGAAATGGACAATGAGATTCCCAGCCAG AGTCAAGAGTCGCTTATGGACACTATTAAGAGGTGGAATGAGCACAAGCAGATTGCAAGAAGTGCAACAGACGAAGATGTGGAGCTCATCCCCGGAGCAGAGACCCCGATCGACCTGACTGGTGACCTCAAGGTCAATCAAATTCTGCAAGATCAGGCTAGGAAAGGAGGTCTTTTCATGCCAGACCCTGACGCTGAATTCATAGAAGTAGATGATGACGGAAAATTAGTCCCAATTAACttgcaagaaatttaa